GGCGTGGCGCTGGTTGGCCCACTCCTGTGCGTAGTGCAGTTGTTTGCGCTGGAAGGTGAAGAAATCACGGCAGGTTAGGTGCAATAAATCGCCCTGTAACGGTACGATGCGCGCGCCGTGCGTATTGAGCGACTCGTGCACCAGGTCGTCGTTATAGCGGTAGCGTTCACGCGCATACAGACGATTGACGCGGTCCGGATACCAGCCGCTATGGCGCATGAAACGGCCAAGAAACAGATTACGCCGTCCTAGGCTGTAAATCTGGTCGTCATCCGCGGCGTTCAGCACCTGTTCGATGGCGCGGCGCAATTCTGGCGTAACACGTTCGTCGGCATCGATCATCAACACGTAATCGCAGCTGGCGTAGCTTTGCGCGAGCTGGCGCTGTTTGCCGAAGCCTTGCCAGTTACGGTTGATGAAGACTTTGGCGCCAAGGCTTTCGGCAATGGCCGCCGTATCATCCTGGCTGCCGGAGTCCAGTACGATAACCTCATCCGCCCAGCTGACCGACTGCAGACAATCCGGCAGCAGCGCGGCTTCATTTTTGGCGATCATCACGACCGACAGGCTTTTGCGGTTTTCCATCAGTGGCTCCGGGGCGGCAGATAAGGCTCCAGCAGATGCAGCAGGCGTTGCAGCGCGCCTTGGTTCTGATACAGCACTTCAACGGCGTGACGGCCGTAGTAGCGGCGATAATCCTCGTCGGTCAGCAGCGTATCCACTTCTTTAACCAGAGAATCGGTATCGGTGACGGTAATCAACCCTTCAGACTGGGAGAGCTTGCCGCAAATATCCTTAAAGTTAAAGGTATGCGGGCCCATCAGTACCGGAATGGCATGCGCTGCGGCTTCCAGCGGGTTATGCCCGCCACGCTCCACCAGGCTGCCGCCGACGAAGGCCAGATCGGCAATGCCGTACAGCAGCATCAGTTCGCCCATGGTGTCGCCGATCACCACCTGGGTGCTGCTGGAGGGAATTTCGCCGCTGCTGCGGGTGGTGTAGCTGAAGCCGGCCTTTTGCGTTAAATCTTTGGCGGTCTGGAAGCGTTCCGGGTGGCGCGGCACCAGAATCAGCAGCAGGTCGGGATGTTTTTCCAGCAGCTTACGGTGCGCCGCCAGCAAGATGGTCTCTTCCCCTTCATGCGTGCTGGTGGCTATCCATACCGGACGCCGCGGCGCCCATTGGCGGCGCAGCGTAACGGCCCGGGCAGCCAGCTCCGGGGTAACGGAAATATCAAACTTCAGGCTGCCGGTGACGGTTAATTGAGAGCGCTTCAGCCCTAGCTCGATAAAGCGGTCGCCGTCTTCCTGATTCTGCGCGGCGATAAGCGTAATGCGGCGCAGCATATCGCGCATAAAACCGCCGATCTTTTTATAGCCGGCGGCGGAACGGGCAGAAAGGCGCGCATTGGCGATCACCAGCGGGATCTGGCGCTGATGCAGCGCGTTGATCATGTTTGGCCACAGTTCGGTTTCCATGATGATGACCAGCTTCGGGTTAACCTGGTCGAGGAAACGGTGCATGGAACCGGGCAGATCGTAGGGGAGGTAGACGTGATGCACATCTTTGCCGAAGGCGGACTGGACACGCTCTGAACCTGTCGGGGTCATTGTGGTCACAGTAATCGGTAAAGAGGGGTAGCGGTGGCGCAGGGCGCGCACCAAAGGAATGGCGGCGAGCGTTTCGCCGACGGAAACGGAATGCAGCATGATGCCGTCGGGAACCACTTTTCCGGCGCAGAAACCATAGCGTTCGGCCCAGCGCTTGCGGTAGGCCGGCGCTTTGCGGCTGCGCAGCAATAAGCGAAGCCAGATCAGGGGCTGAATGAGGTAGAGGAGTACCTGATATAAACGCAGCAACATTCTATCAATTTCATTTTTATGGGTTATTCGGAATAGTACCATAATCGGCAGGGAAAGGCGCTAATTTGGTGGCTTCGGGCACCAGTTTCAGACAACAGACGGGTGGTTTCGTCGATAGGGTTGATATGAAAAATATTTTAATTATTCGCCGCGATAACATTGGCGATCTTGTTTGCACTCTCCCTTTGATTGAAGGCGTAAAAATTGCATATCCGGACGCAAAGCTCTATTTGCTAATTAACAAAATCAGCCAGGACGTTGTAAAAAATAACCCGCATATTGAAAAGGTTTTTGTCTATAAAAAGGCAAAGCACAAAGCGAAGAATGAAACAACGCTGGGGGTGTATTTCGAGCGCCTGCTGATATTCCTGAAATTGCGGAAGATAAAATTCGATGCGGTGATTCTGGCAAACCCCGTTCCCTGTAAATACAGCCTGCGCCTGGCGAAAATGGCGGGCGCCAAACATATTATCGGCGCCGATCTCGGCTCACCGGAGATAAC
The nucleotide sequence above comes from Serratia rhizosphaerae. Encoded proteins:
- a CDS encoding glycosyltransferase family 2 protein, with protein sequence MENRKSLSVVMIAKNEAALLPDCLQSVSWADEVIVLDSGSQDDTAAIAESLGAKVFINRNWQGFGKQRQLAQSYASCDYVLMIDADERVTPELRRAIEQVLNAADDDQIYSLGRRNLFLGRFMRHSGWYPDRVNRLYARERYRYNDDLVHESLNTHGARIVPLQGDLLHLTCRDFFTFQRKQLHYAQEWANQRHAAGKRCGYFSILTHTLGAFCKTWLLRAGFLDGKQGLLLAVVNAQYTFNKYAALWALGRNYSEK
- the waaA gene encoding lipid IV(A) 3-deoxy-D-manno-octulosonic acid transferase, with the protein product MLLRLYQVLLYLIQPLIWLRLLLRSRKAPAYRKRWAERYGFCAGKVVPDGIMLHSVSVGETLAAIPLVRALRHRYPSLPITVTTMTPTGSERVQSAFGKDVHHVYLPYDLPGSMHRFLDQVNPKLVIIMETELWPNMINALHQRQIPLVIANARLSARSAAGYKKIGGFMRDMLRRITLIAAQNQEDGDRFIELGLKRSQLTVTGSLKFDISVTPELAARAVTLRRQWAPRRPVWIATSTHEGEETILLAAHRKLLEKHPDLLLILVPRHPERFQTAKDLTQKAGFSYTTRSSGEIPSSSTQVVIGDTMGELMLLYGIADLAFVGGSLVERGGHNPLEAAAHAIPVLMGPHTFNFKDICGKLSQSEGLITVTDTDSLVKEVDTLLTDEDYRRYYGRHAVEVLYQNQGALQRLLHLLEPYLPPRSH